From the Macaca nemestrina isolate mMacNem1 chromosome 7, mMacNem.hap1, whole genome shotgun sequence genome, one window contains:
- the LOC105477980 gene encoding large ribosomal subunit protein eL34, protein MVQRLTYRRRLSYNTASNKTRLSRTPGNRIVYLYTKKVGKAPKSACGVCPGRLRGVRAVRPKVLMRLSKTKKHVSRAYGGSMCAKCVRDRIKRAFLIEEQKIVVKVLKAQAQSQKAK, encoded by the coding sequence ATGGTCCAACGTTTGACATACCGACGTAGGCTTTCCTACAATACAGCCTCTAACAAAACTAGGCTGTCCCGAACCCCTGGTAATAGAATTGTTTACCTTTATACCAAGAAGGTTGGGAAAGCACCAAAATCTGCATGTGGTGTGTGCCCAGGCAGACTTCGAGGGGTTCGTGCTGTAAGACCTAAAGTTCTTATGAGATTgtccaaaacaaagaaacatgtcAGCAGGGCCTATGGTGGTTCCATGTGTGCTAAATGTGTTCGTGACAGGATCAAGCGTGCTTTCCTTATCGAGGAGCAGAAAATCGTTGTGAAAGTGTTGAAGGCACAAGCACAGAGtcaaaaagctaaataa